CGTGCGGTACGGTTCCGAGCGCGAGGGATCGTAGGTTGTGATGTGCTGCTGGTTCATCGCCGCGCGCCGGTCACCGTACAGCGCGAACGCGACATCGCGCGACTCCTTTCCCAGTTCGTGCTCTTCGTCCCGCAGTAGCGTCGGCACGTCGATCAAAGACACCACGGCGCCGAGTTCGGCGTCGACGTTGCTCATGCCGAACGGGACGCGGTGTAGAAGCGGGTGGAGCAGCCCCGGATGGCCCCACGTGTCGTCCTCGCCGAGCAGTTCGCCGTGGTCACCCGTGAACACGACGCGGGTGTCGTTCGGAATCTGTTCCCACAGGCGCGCCAACTCGAAGTCGAGTTCCTCGACCTCGCGACGGTAAAGGTCGCGGACTGTGTCTGCCTCCGAGTGGGGGAGGGCCCCCGCGACGGCCCGGCGCGACAGCCGGTTGGCGCGGTCGCGATCGATGGGGGCGCTGTAGGGGTCGTACGGGTGGTGTGGTTCCATGAAGTGAAGCCAACCGAACCACTCGTCGTGTCCCTCGATCTCGTCGAAGAACTCGGCGATTACGTCGTCAGCACGGCGGAACGACTTGTCGAGCCTGACGACCTTCGCTCGTGCGTGCTCGAAGGCGTTCCACATCGTTGAGGCGATCCGGTACGCTTGCGACCCCAGTTCGAGGCGGTCGGAGATTCGCCCGGCGATTCCCTCGCCGCCGGCGCGCGGCGAGGTGAACGAGTCGAACCCCTCGTCGTAGTTGTACTCGGGGGAGAGTAGGTGGTTCGTCGTTACGCCCACGTGCTTGCCCGGGAGGTGCGTCGCGACGCTTGTTTCGCGGTGAAGGCCGCGCTCGGTTGCGTACTTGCCGCCGACGATTGCGGGGAAGCTCCCGAACGTCTCTGGGAACGTAGAGAATGCGAAATTATGCTCAGTGTCAACATACGATCGGGTTCGAGGCATGTACTCGAAATGATCGTAACGGAGGGAGTCGACAGTGACGAGCA
This genomic stretch from Halobaculum roseum harbors:
- a CDS encoding sulfatase-like hydrolase/transferase; this translates as MPGQLFNYSLTLTTWPFQKGKSMDGAQHRFGMTEGRTLLVTVDSLRYDHFEYMPRTRSYVDTEHNFAFSTFPETFGSFPAIVGGKYATERGLHRETSVATHLPGKHVGVTTNHLLSPEYNYDEGFDSFTSPRAGGEGIAGRISDRLELGSQAYRIASTMWNAFEHARAKVVRLDKSFRRADDVIAEFFDEIEGHDEWFGWLHFMEPHHPYDPYSAPIDRDRANRLSRRAVAGALPHSEADTVRDLYRREVEELDFELARLWEQIPNDTRVVFTGDHGELLGEDDTWGHPGLLHPLLHRVPFGMSNVDAELGAVVSLIDVPTLLRDEEHELGKESRDVAFALYGDRRAAMNQQHITTYDPSRSEPYRTRTLEGSPAADDDDLIASIREFNIEGGVTRYDADEETLRELGYME